One region of Parambassis ranga chromosome 12, fParRan2.1, whole genome shotgun sequence genomic DNA includes:
- the LOC114443675 gene encoding growth arrest and DNA damage-inducible protein GADD45 gamma-like gives MTLEEVLIQKPTERAQCTGKALEEVLVTAKDNDSLTVGVYECAKVMNLDPDSVSFCVLAMDEEFECDIALQIHFTLIQSFCFDNDISIVRVSDMQRLAEIVGDKAEQLEDAHCVLITNPADGSWEDPALEKLHLFCEESRRLNDWVPEISLPER, from the exons atgacTCTCGAAGAGGTCCTGATCCAGAAACCCACCGAGCGTGCCCAGTGCACTGGCAAAGCCCTGGAGGAGGTCCTGGTGACCGCTAAAGACAACGACTCCCTCACCGTGGGCGTCTACGAGTGCGCAAAAGTTATGAACCT TGACCCTGACAGCGTGTCTTTCTGCGTCCTGGCCATGGATGAGGAGTTCGAGTGTGACATCGCTCTCCAGATCCACTTCACCCTCATCCAGTCATTCTGCTTCGACAATGACATCAGCATTGTCAGAGTGAGCGACATGCAGCGCCTGGCTGAGATTGTTGGAGACAAGGCTGAACAGCTTGAAGATGCGCACTGCGTCCTCATCACG AACCCAGCTGACGGGTCTTGGGAGGATCCTGCTCTAGAGAAGCTGCACCTGTTCTGTGAGGAGAGCCGCCGTCTGAACGACTGGGTTCCTGAGATCAGCCTGCCCGAGCGCTGA
- the ccdc152 gene encoding coiled-coil domain-containing protein 152 codes for MTKSNCVNLDKFIQEFAQLEQKMTEVTCKTSVLEVMLEDANRLTHFYLTKEKSLIEEKDSLLVTVNSLQQTLQEQCNLRVENERLKNDVADLKQQNEKTTQVGEAEVQRLVSKIKAEEDRHKRELEALKQQCCTELEEAHREGINQMEARDAEVKTLLETKDLELEEMKTRMKNQERERQSELLKLQMEFGAKLARVQSTAQWSQQQQQQQHVSNFVPQSVFKRKLQNFQEEKNKEIAVLHQRIKELESNQRASNVSGIRLKKRKI; via the exons ATGACAAAGTCAAATTGCGTTAATCTTGATAAGTTTATACAGGAATTTGCTCAACTAGAGCAg AAAATGACAGAAGTTACTTGCAAAACCAGCGTGTTGGAGGTCATGTTGGAGGATGCAAATAGACTTACACATTTCTACCTGACCAAAGAGAAGAGTCTGATTGAAG AAAAAGACAGCCTTCTAGTCACAGTGAACAGTCTGCAGCAGACACTGCAGGAGCAGTGCAACCTCAGAG TGGAGAATGAGAGACTGAAGAATGATGTAGCAGATCTGAAACAACAGAATGAGAAAACAACGCAG GTTGGAGAGGCTGAAGTTCAGCGGTTGGTCAGTAAAATAAAGGCAGAAGAGGACAGACACAAGAGGGAGCTAGAGGCTTTAAAACAGCAGTGTTGTACAGAGTTGGAGGAGGCCCACAGAGAGGGGATAAACCAGA tggaaGCTAGAGATGCTGAGGTGAAGACACTATTGGAAACAAAAGACCTGGAGTTGGAGGAGATGAAAACGAGGATGAAGAatcaagagagggagaggcagagcgAGCTACTCAAGTTACAGATGGAG TTTGGTGCAAAGTTAGCCAGAGTTCAGAGCACAGCTCAGTGgagccaacagcagcagcagcagcaacatgtcTCCAACTTTGTTCCACAGAGTGTCTTCAAGAGG aaactGCAGAACTTCCAGGAGGAGAAGAACAAGGAGATTGCAGTTCTGCATCAGAGAATCAAAGAGCTGGAAAGCAATCAGCGTGCCAGCAACGTCAGCGGCATCCGTCTAAAAAAGAGAAAGATCTAG
- the LOC114443689 gene encoding growth arrest and DNA damage-inducible protein GADD45 gamma-like produces the protein MQSPGKSLKEALLCAQSEDRLTVGVYESAKIMTDDPDSVSFCVLAMDEEFECDIALQIHFTLIQSFCFDNDISIVRVSDMQRLAEIVGDKAEQLEDAHCVLITNPADGSWEDPALEKLHLFCEESRRLNDWVPEISLPER, from the exons ATGCAGTCTCCTGGAAAATCTCTGAAGGaagccctgctctgtgctcagAGCGAGGACAGACTGACTGTTGGAGTTTATGAGAGCGCCAAAATCATGACTga TGACCCTGACAGCGTGTCTTTCTGCGTCCTGGCCATGGATGAGGAGTTCGAGTGTGACATCGCTCTCCAGATCCACTTCACCCTCATCCAGTCCTTCTGCTTCGACAATGACATCAGCATTGTCAGAGTGAGCGACATGCAGCGCCTGGCTGAGATTGTTGGAGACAAGGCTGAACAGCTTGAAGATGCGCACTGCGTCCTCATCACG AACCCAGCTGACGGGTCTTGGGAGGATCCTGCTCTAGAGAAGCTGCACCTGTTCTGTGAGGAGAGCCGCCGTCTGAACGACTGGGTTCCTGAGATCAGCCTGCCCGAGCGCTGA
- the nim1kb gene encoding serine/threonine-protein kinase NIM1, which produces MPGGHYQVTSTRLRHSLYSLSDSSDAGPEDDEVEPSMRLTPLQKLTTDMCKDEKTIKELIIGRRVGFYKVRGEIGYGTFSRVKLAFHALTKDKVALKILDKTRLDSQAQRLLSREISNMECLQHLNVVRLYEVVETPSRLYLVVEYAGGGDLHNRICNEGKLPDNTCKTTFAQILSAIKYMHDLNVIHRDLKAENVLFTCNGCVKVADFGFSTQVSNRNNTLDTFCGSPPYAAPELFKDDCYLGPPVDVWAMGVLLFFMVTSTMPFRAETMGKLRRSIIEGNYTIPPWVPGPCQRLIKGILKPVPAERYAIDQMLGCDWLLPVEFPWTLVPCEASSPLQTLLETGRGNLEEIEEEVRISLEELGFTEQHLQNNQLDDSRNPVTGAYRILQHRALKRRGCDCPPVVRGMVRDPKREGLRAYRGLRHTSKLCVLS; this is translated from the exons atgccGGGGGGCCACTACCAGGTGACGAGCACCAGGCTCCGCCACAGCCTCTACAGCCTGTCGGACAGCTCTGACGCTGGCCCCGAAGATGATGAGGTCGAACCCTCCATGCGGCTCACCCCCTTGCAAAAGCTCACCACAGACATGTGCAAGGACGAGAAGACCATCAAGGAGCTGATCATAGGCCGCAGGGTCGGATTCTACAAGGTCCGCGGGGAGATCGGATACGGGACATTCTCCAGGGTCAAACTGGCTTTCCATGCTTTGACCAAAG aCAAAGTGGCCCTTAAGATACTGGATAAGACAAGGCTTGATAGTCAGGCCCAGCGTCTGCTCTCAAGGGAGATCAGCAACATGGAGTGCCTGCAGCACCTCAATGTGGTCCGTCTGTACGAGGTAGTGGAGACGCCAAGCCGCCTCTACTTAGTGGTGGAGTACGCAGGAGGGGGAGACCTCCACAACAGGATCTGCAACGAGGGGAAACTGCCTGACAACACCTGCAAGACCACCTTTGCCCAGATCCTCTCTGCCATTAAATACATG cACGACCTCAACGTCATCCACCGAGACCTGAAAGCAGAGAATGTTCTTTTCACCTGCAACGGCTGTGTGAAAGTGGCCGATTTCGGATTCAGCACGCAGGTGTCAAACCGTAACAACACCCTGGATACCTTCTGCGGCTCGCCCCCCTACGCCGCACCCGAGCTCTTCAAGGACGACTGCTACCTGGGGCCCCCGGTAGACGTGTGGGCCATGGGGGTCCTCCTTTTCTTCATGGTTACCAGCACCATGCCGTTTCGGGCCGAAACCATGGGCAAGCTGCGGCGCAGCATCATCGAGGGCAACTACACCATCCCTCCCTGGGTGCCCGGCCCCTGTCAAAGGCTCATCAAGGGCATCTTGAAGCCAGTCCCTGCAGAACGTTACGCTATTGACCAGATGCTAGGCTGCGATTGGCTCTTACCCGTGGAGTTTCCCTGGACTTTGGTGCCTTGTGAAGCATCGAGCCCTCTGCAGACCCTCCTGGAGACGGGCCGCGGGAACCTTGAAGAGATAGAGGAAGAGGTCAGAATCTCACTAGAGGAGCTCGGCTTTACAGAACAGCACCTTCAGAACAATCAGCTCGATGACAGCCGCAACCCTGTCACCGGCGCTTATCGcatcctgcagcacagagccctgaagaggagaggctgcGACTGTCCTCCAGTGGTCCGAGGGATGGTGAGGGATCCTAAGAGGGAGGGGCTGCGGGCGTACAGGGGCCTAAGGCACACATCCAAGCTGTGTGTGCTTTCATAA